A region from the Leptospirillum ferriphilum ML-04 genome encodes:
- the tatC gene encoding twin-arginine translocase subunit TatC has translation MPVDPKASPLWGHIVELRQRVLRSLFWLALFMGVSFPFSDRALKYLGAKAGVPLVFTTPTEAFWVTLKVSLFMGAVLGYPFVLYEIWRFVSPGLYRREKKSVFLWILGGTLFFALGVAFSNFVALPSALHFLVGFGQKEGLQAFMSVDRTVAFELRFLFVFGLIFELPLLMALASARGWITPEKFRKGRRWALVGNAVAASILSPTQDFLNMMIMFVPLVILYEAGILFSLLTARKGQKKVSTVSSRSRVSL, from the coding sequence ATGCCGGTTGACCCGAAAGCATCCCCTCTCTGGGGGCATATCGTTGAACTTCGACAGAGGGTTCTTCGCTCTCTGTTCTGGCTTGCCCTTTTCATGGGAGTGTCCTTTCCGTTTTCCGACCGTGCGCTGAAATACCTGGGAGCGAAAGCGGGGGTCCCCCTCGTCTTTACGACGCCGACCGAGGCCTTCTGGGTTACATTGAAGGTTTCCCTTTTTATGGGGGCCGTCCTGGGCTATCCCTTCGTTCTCTATGAAATCTGGCGTTTCGTTTCACCGGGACTTTATCGACGCGAAAAAAAAAGTGTTTTCCTCTGGATCCTGGGAGGGACTCTTTTCTTTGCCCTGGGCGTTGCATTCTCGAATTTTGTCGCTCTTCCATCCGCCTTGCACTTTCTCGTGGGCTTTGGGCAAAAGGAAGGCCTTCAGGCTTTCATGAGTGTCGACCGGACAGTCGCGTTTGAGTTGCGGTTTCTGTTTGTCTTTGGACTGATTTTTGAGCTTCCCCTGTTGATGGCGCTGGCGAGCGCCAGGGGGTGGATCACGCCGGAGAAGTTTCGCAAGGGCCGTCGCTGGGCTCTGGTCGGAAATGCGGTCGCGGCTTCCATCCTGTCTCCGACCCAGGATTTTTTGAATATGATGATCATGTTTGTTCCGCTTGTCATCTTGTACGAGGCCGGAATATTGTTTTCCCTCTTGACCGCCCGCAAGGGCCAGAAGAAGGTTTCGACGGTCTCCTCCCGTTCGCGGGTATCGCTTTGA
- a CDS encoding Sec-independent protein translocase subunit TatA/TatB → MFGIGWPDFLFIAILLVLVVKPEEWPKVGRVAGKALRTIRQQAAPVLQEFRSFSDDLLSDPKRSSRDETLPEGWGPLPQSWQKGGEFLQDRSFDDHHAG, encoded by the coding sequence GTGTTCGGTATCGGTTGGCCGGATTTTCTGTTTATCGCAATTCTTCTCGTGCTTGTTGTCAAACCGGAGGAATGGCCAAAGGTTGGCCGGGTGGCCGGGAAAGCTCTCCGGACCATCCGGCAGCAGGCCGCTCCGGTTCTCCAGGAATTTCGTTCCTTTTCCGATGACCTCCTGTCCGACCCCAAGCGTTCTTCCCGGGATGAAACGCTGCCGGAGGGGTGGGGACCTCTTCCACAGTCGTGGCAAAAAGGCGGCGAATTCCTTCAGGACCGCTCTTTCGACGACCATCATGCCGGTTGA
- a CDS encoding YdcH family protein, with translation MSKNGFSPETSEFPSVADPYHIEKLKNQHQVLEKRLQELSRRAILTPHEENEVRDIKHQKLQIKDWLTRVGGKEIGES, from the coding sequence ATGTCAAAAAACGGTTTTTCCCCGGAAACATCCGAATTTCCGTCTGTTGCTGATCCGTACCACATTGAAAAACTGAAAAACCAGCACCAGGTTTTGGAGAAAAGGCTCCAGGAACTCTCCCGGAGAGCGATACTGACCCCCCATGAAGAAAATGAGGTCCGGGATATCAAGCATCAAAAATTGCAGATCAAGGACTGGCTCACGCGTGTTGGCGGAAAAGAGATCGGAGAGTCCTGA
- the rimI gene encoding ribosomal protein S18-alanine N-acetyltransferase: MEEPRSEITIDPREFRIVRLDVDPWPEILRRFFVRQDEKDRSDFYLGEALLSELKWVDVAEYYGLVRPKGPGLVGFMGAWFVEDEAEIHHIFLDSHWRGKGLGGLFLQRFMHYSARRHVASLYLEVRRSNTRARSLYRSLGFSERGERKNYYSCPLEDAILMGCRLWEDGPAVCDEGDPVSMEGALCDGFRTGADTGETKIRTL, encoded by the coding sequence ATGGAAGAGCCCCGGTCTGAAATAACAATCGATCCGCGGGAATTCCGCATCGTTCGTCTGGATGTCGATCCGTGGCCGGAGATCCTGCGCCGTTTTTTTGTCCGGCAGGACGAAAAAGACCGCTCGGATTTTTATCTTGGCGAGGCGCTGCTTTCAGAACTGAAATGGGTGGATGTGGCCGAATATTATGGCCTTGTCCGTCCGAAGGGCCCGGGGCTTGTCGGATTTATGGGGGCCTGGTTTGTGGAGGACGAAGCGGAAATCCATCACATTTTCCTGGATTCGCACTGGCGCGGGAAAGGACTGGGAGGACTTTTCCTCCAGAGGTTCATGCACTATTCGGCAAGAAGACACGTCGCTTCGCTCTACCTCGAAGTTCGCCGTTCCAACACCAGGGCCAGATCGCTTTACCGAAGCCTGGGATTCTCGGAAAGAGGCGAACGGAAAAATTACTACTCCTGTCCTCTCGAGGATGCCATTCTGATGGGATGCCGTCTTTGGGAGGATGGTCCGGCAGTTTGCGATGAGGGAGATCCGGTCTCTATGGAAGGCGCTCTGTGCGACGGGTTCCGGACAGGTGCCGATACCGGCGAGACAAAGATCCGGACTCTCTGA
- the tsaB gene encoding tRNA (adenosine(37)-N6)-threonylcarbamoyltransferase complex dimerization subunit type 1 TsaB: MIHLAVETSTELLGMALLEDGNLLGEVSIRVKTGASEVLVQALDLLLVSRKIEPASIRMVSCSRGPGAYTSLRVGFMFCQGFSEATGAELLTVSPLDVLVREWKVSEEEMVLPVLNARQGQVTAAAVKAGDGRDSGTMPVPENPEDLVQRLPGTPIRIVGPGRVLIEPWRLGHPEWVWKDGEDLPPRAATQGKLAWERRNLFSDEVGLVYGRAPV; the protein is encoded by the coding sequence ATGATCCATCTGGCGGTTGAAACGTCGACAGAACTTCTGGGAATGGCATTGTTGGAAGATGGAAATCTCCTTGGCGAAGTCAGTATCAGGGTGAAGACCGGGGCCTCGGAGGTTCTGGTTCAGGCACTGGATCTTCTTCTGGTTTCCCGGAAAATAGAGCCGGCCTCTATTCGGATGGTCTCCTGCTCCCGCGGTCCGGGCGCGTATACCTCTCTCCGGGTTGGTTTCATGTTTTGTCAGGGATTTTCCGAAGCGACTGGAGCGGAGCTTCTCACCGTGAGCCCTCTCGATGTTCTGGTCCGGGAATGGAAAGTCTCGGAGGAGGAGATGGTTCTTCCTGTTCTGAACGCCAGACAGGGACAAGTGACGGCGGCCGCGGTAAAGGCCGGGGACGGACGGGACTCTGGCACCATGCCGGTGCCGGAAAATCCGGAGGATCTCGTGCAGCGGCTTCCGGGGACGCCCATCCGGATTGTGGGTCCGGGGAGGGTATTGATCGAGCCTTGGCGTTTGGGTCATCCCGAGTGGGTGTGGAAAGACGGGGAAGATCTTCCTCCCCGTGCGGCAACTCAGGGAAAGCTGGCATGGGAGCGTCGCAATCTTTTTTCTGATGAAGTAGGATTGGTGTATGGAAGAGCCCCGGTCTGA
- the radA gene encoding DNA repair protein RadA, which yields MKKKSVPDSYECPACGYRSAKWMGFCPSCQEAPEGLVPVVSASSRLESLLSEGDGTPRALRMEDVGKVAVERTSSGFREFDRVLGGGFVRGSFILLGGDPGVGKSTLALQAVAHMANGHKVLYAAGEESPEQVRMRYDRLGRKGGDLFILPETDLEAIVREVKRLSPEFLVVDSIQTVTMGADGPSSGSVGLLRESASVLLELAKRASVTVLIVGHVTKEGVIAGPRVLEHLVDTVLYLEGDRSHPVRLLRTVKNRFGPTRELGIFEMSPDGLREVENASSFFLEGRKERLSGSVVVSSLEGTRPLLVELQSLVSPTTFPNPRRVAQGVPVSRLSILAAVLERRAGLSLSSRDIYVNVAGGVSLEETASDLGLVLSLAGSLKDISLSPDVVVFGEVGLGGEVRRVQEMESRLTEARRHGFSHAVLPASGKKYPDVSGLSLHPVREVGEALELLKKLGSAKA from the coding sequence ATGAAAAAGAAATCCGTTCCGGACTCCTACGAGTGTCCCGCCTGCGGGTACCGCTCGGCCAAATGGATGGGATTCTGTCCATCCTGTCAGGAGGCTCCGGAGGGTCTGGTCCCTGTCGTGTCCGCGTCTTCGAGGCTCGAGAGTCTTCTGTCTGAAGGTGACGGGACTCCCCGTGCGCTCCGGATGGAAGATGTGGGAAAAGTGGCGGTTGAACGGACAAGCAGCGGGTTCCGGGAGTTCGACCGTGTTCTCGGCGGAGGGTTCGTCCGGGGATCCTTTATTCTGCTGGGAGGAGACCCCGGCGTCGGCAAGTCGACGCTGGCCCTTCAGGCTGTGGCACACATGGCCAACGGACACAAGGTTCTCTATGCGGCCGGGGAGGAATCTCCCGAACAGGTCCGGATGCGCTACGACCGTCTGGGTCGCAAGGGGGGAGATCTTTTCATCCTTCCGGAAACAGACCTGGAGGCGATCGTGAGAGAAGTGAAACGCCTGTCGCCGGAATTTCTCGTGGTCGACTCCATTCAGACCGTAACGATGGGAGCGGACGGCCCCTCCTCCGGTTCCGTCGGACTTCTGCGGGAGTCCGCCTCAGTCTTGCTCGAACTGGCAAAAAGAGCTTCGGTGACGGTTCTGATCGTCGGACATGTGACGAAAGAGGGGGTCATCGCCGGCCCCCGGGTTCTCGAACACCTTGTCGATACCGTTCTGTATCTTGAAGGGGACCGGTCCCATCCGGTCCGTCTCCTCCGGACGGTGAAAAATCGTTTTGGTCCCACACGGGAGCTCGGGATCTTCGAAATGTCCCCGGACGGTCTCCGGGAGGTTGAAAATGCCTCTTCCTTCTTTCTTGAAGGAAGAAAGGAACGACTGTCCGGATCGGTGGTGGTGAGTTCCCTGGAGGGAACCCGCCCGCTCCTTGTGGAGTTGCAATCGCTCGTATCCCCGACCACGTTCCCCAACCCCCGTCGTGTGGCGCAGGGGGTCCCTGTCTCGAGACTTTCGATTCTGGCGGCTGTCCTGGAACGCCGGGCCGGATTGTCTCTTTCAAGTCGGGATATTTATGTGAATGTCGCCGGAGGGGTCTCCCTGGAGGAAACGGCTTCCGATCTTGGTCTGGTCCTCTCTCTTGCGGGGAGCCTCAAGGACATCAGTCTCTCCCCCGATGTTGTCGTTTTTGGAGAGGTCGGGCTCGGTGGAGAGGTCCGGCGGGTCCAGGAAATGGAAAGCCGGCTGACGGAAGCCCGGCGCCATGGCTTTTCCCACGCGGTTCTTCCGGCGAGCGGAAAAAAATATCCGGACGTGTCCGGCCTTTCCCTGCATCCTGTCCGGGAAGTGGGCGAAGCCCTGGAGCTTCTGAAAAAACTGGGGAGCGCGAAGGCATGA
- a CDS encoding LOG family protein, translating into MKEDRTFGARMLGESFEDGQRALAFFGEGKSVPTVSVFGSSRLPEQDPACRMARIFGENMASSGIRLLAGGQEGLMGQALAGAREFGVALNWQRGGSPDTPPGTNELRFLHLSMRKRFFLWPSRAVVLFPGGYGTLDELFELLALRQTESWARIPAFCVDVSGRPFWGPFWETLARTLRSAPFLDQEAECPLPVLEDLDELTRRVQEAVFRWKD; encoded by the coding sequence ATGAAAGAAGACAGGACCTTCGGAGCCCGCATGCTCGGAGAGTCGTTCGAGGACGGGCAACGGGCACTGGCGTTTTTTGGTGAAGGGAAATCCGTTCCGACCGTTTCGGTATTCGGTTCGTCCCGTTTGCCGGAGCAGGACCCGGCCTGCCGCATGGCGCGGATTTTCGGGGAAAACATGGCTTCGAGCGGCATCCGTCTTCTGGCGGGGGGACAAGAAGGACTGATGGGACAAGCCCTGGCGGGAGCCCGTGAATTCGGTGTCGCTCTGAACTGGCAGCGGGGAGGCTCCCCGGACACCCCTCCCGGAACGAATGAGCTCCGGTTCCTTCATCTGTCCATGCGCAAACGGTTTTTCCTGTGGCCTTCCCGCGCCGTGGTTCTTTTTCCGGGAGGGTACGGAACGCTGGACGAGCTCTTCGAGCTCCTGGCCCTGCGACAGACCGAGTCGTGGGCCCGTATTCCGGCGTTTTGCGTGGACGTCTCCGGGCGCCCTTTCTGGGGACCTTTCTGGGAAACGCTGGCCAGGACTCTCCGGTCGGCTCCTTTTCTGGATCAGGAGGCCGAATGTCCGTTGCCTGTTTTAGAGGATCTGGACGAACTGACCCGGCGGGTTCAGGAGGCGGTCTTTCGCTGGAAAGACTGA
- a CDS encoding TldD/PmbA family protein, giving the protein MNEREALDLLSFVVDRARSLGATSADALLIDSDDNVVGVRKGEVEKIQRTRSRGMGLRIFRGHSQAIVSTSDLDRSSLESLVRGAVAMAEETQPDPFSGLPGTGAGRVLPSPSLEIFEDPAPDISQEERIRLALETEKAAFAEDPRIRNSEGAEFQSTHLRSYLVNTDGFSGGSARSLYGLSCSVIARDGDSMERDYWYEQSHFYHRLPHPEEVGRHAGRRAISRLHPRRPKTTTCPVLFDAEVARSLVSHLIGALSGYSLYRNATYLKDRENSRVASTGVTIREDPLLPGGFGSRPFDGEGVVSKPKVIVEHGLLKTYLFDAYSGRKNGRSTTGNASRSLGDAPHVGVSNILVEPGGRSKDELLHEMKRGLYVTELIGFGVNAVTGDYSRGAFGFWVEDGEIQFPVSELTIAGNLDDMFQSIVEVGNDRRIRSSIASPSILLGSMRVGGNG; this is encoded by the coding sequence GTGAACGAGAGGGAAGCCCTTGATCTTTTGTCTTTTGTTGTCGACCGGGCCAGGTCATTGGGAGCAACGTCGGCGGATGCCCTTCTGATTGACTCCGACGACAATGTGGTGGGTGTCCGGAAGGGCGAAGTGGAAAAAATACAACGAACCCGGAGCCGTGGAATGGGACTCCGGATTTTCCGGGGCCATTCCCAGGCGATTGTTTCGACGTCGGATCTGGACAGGAGTTCCCTGGAATCCCTGGTTCGGGGGGCCGTGGCCATGGCGGAAGAGACCCAGCCGGATCCGTTTTCCGGACTGCCCGGAACGGGAGCGGGTCGTGTCTTGCCTTCTCCTTCTCTTGAGATTTTCGAGGATCCGGCTCCTGACATTTCCCAGGAAGAGCGGATCCGGCTGGCCCTGGAAACGGAAAAGGCCGCTTTTGCCGAGGATCCGCGGATCCGGAACTCGGAAGGGGCAGAGTTTCAAAGCACGCATCTCAGAAGCTACCTGGTGAATACCGATGGTTTTTCCGGAGGGTCCGCCCGTTCCCTCTATGGACTCTCCTGCTCGGTGATCGCCCGGGACGGGGATTCGATGGAGCGGGACTACTGGTATGAACAGTCGCACTTCTACCATCGTCTCCCGCACCCCGAAGAGGTCGGACGACATGCCGGACGGCGGGCCATTTCGAGACTGCATCCGCGAAGGCCCAAAACGACCACCTGCCCGGTTCTTTTTGATGCCGAGGTCGCCCGTTCCCTGGTTTCGCATCTGATCGGGGCTTTGTCCGGTTACTCCCTTTACCGGAACGCCACCTATCTGAAAGACAGGGAAAACAGCCGGGTGGCATCGACCGGAGTCACGATACGGGAGGATCCCCTGCTTCCCGGGGGTTTCGGTTCCCGTCCCTTCGACGGGGAAGGGGTGGTGTCAAAACCGAAGGTGATCGTCGAACACGGTCTTCTGAAAACATACTTGTTTGATGCCTATTCCGGGCGAAAAAACGGTCGGTCGACCACGGGAAACGCCTCCCGTTCCCTGGGAGACGCGCCCCATGTCGGTGTCTCGAATATCCTTGTCGAGCCGGGAGGCCGCTCAAAAGACGAACTGCTTCATGAGATGAAACGCGGATTGTATGTCACGGAATTGATCGGATTCGGCGTCAATGCTGTGACGGGCGATTATTCCCGGGGGGCGTTCGGGTTTTGGGTGGAGGACGGGGAAATTCAGTTTCCGGTGAGTGAGCTGACCATCGCCGGCAATCTTGACGACATGTTCCAGTCCATTGTGGAAGTCGGAAACGACCGTCGAATCCGCTCGTCAATCGCATCCCCGTCGATTCTTCTCGGAAGCATGCGCGTCGGCGGAAACGGATGA
- the tldD gene encoding metalloprotease TldD: protein MEKNQENSSMEVMKFFESRFGTHERVLGQTLGSALGQQIDDADLYFEYTTAESLSLEEGMVKKGGRHVSQGVGARVLAGEKTGYAITEEIRPETLQEIVRTARAISLTGSHSENALRLVPSRRQSASLYPVSSGELDVPLALKKDLLLEADSAARAADPRVVQVMASVSTEMKSVMVVRRDGLISADRLPLIRVNVTVIAEENGQRQTGSYGYGGRISFAEVMGEPLRHAAREAARQAIVNLGARPCPTGTMPVVLGPGWPGILLHEAIGHGLEGDFNRKGTSAFSGRIGERVASPLCTIIDDGTLPHRRGSLNVDDEGTPTQRTVLIEKGILKGYLQDRHNARLMGVSPTGNGRRESYAHPPMPRMTNTIMLSGESDPEEILRSLDKGLYAVNFGGGQVDITSGKFVFSTAEAYWVENGRIQYPVRGATLIGNGPDALTRVSMVGNDLRLDPGVGTCGKDGQSVPVGVGLPTIRVEDLTVGGTA from the coding sequence ATGGAGAAGAACCAGGAAAATTCCTCGATGGAAGTCATGAAGTTCTTCGAATCCCGTTTCGGAACGCACGAGCGGGTTCTCGGTCAAACGCTCGGATCGGCATTGGGGCAGCAAATCGATGATGCGGATCTGTACTTCGAATACACGACGGCGGAAAGTCTGAGTCTCGAAGAAGGCATGGTGAAAAAAGGGGGACGGCACGTCTCCCAGGGTGTCGGAGCGAGGGTTCTGGCCGGAGAAAAGACGGGGTATGCGATCACCGAAGAAATCCGTCCCGAGACGTTGCAGGAAATTGTCCGGACGGCCCGGGCCATTTCCCTGACCGGGAGCCATTCGGAAAACGCCCTTCGGCTGGTCCCCTCCCGGCGGCAGTCGGCCTCTCTTTACCCGGTGTCCTCCGGGGAGCTTGACGTTCCCCTGGCCCTGAAAAAGGACTTGCTCCTGGAGGCCGACAGTGCGGCCCGTGCGGCAGACCCTCGCGTGGTTCAGGTGATGGCGAGCGTCTCGACCGAGATGAAATCCGTGATGGTCGTCCGTCGCGATGGCCTGATCTCGGCCGACCGTCTTCCTCTTATCCGGGTCAACGTGACCGTCATCGCCGAAGAAAACGGCCAGCGCCAGACCGGATCCTATGGGTATGGGGGAAGGATTTCCTTTGCGGAAGTGATGGGGGAACCGCTCCGGCACGCGGCCCGCGAAGCCGCCCGGCAAGCCATCGTCAATCTTGGCGCCCGACCTTGTCCGACCGGAACGATGCCGGTTGTTCTGGGGCCCGGATGGCCGGGAATCCTGTTGCATGAAGCGATCGGCCACGGTCTTGAAGGGGATTTCAACCGGAAAGGGACAAGCGCTTTTTCCGGACGGATCGGGGAACGCGTTGCATCGCCACTCTGTACGATCATCGACGACGGAACCCTTCCCCATCGCCGTGGTTCCCTGAATGTGGACGATGAAGGGACGCCGACCCAGAGGACCGTCCTGATCGAAAAAGGGATTCTGAAAGGGTATCTCCAGGACCGTCATAACGCCAGGTTGATGGGAGTTTCCCCGACGGGTAACGGACGGCGCGAATCCTACGCCCATCCCCCTATGCCCCGCATGACAAACACCATCATGTTGTCGGGAGAGAGCGATCCGGAGGAAATCCTCCGGTCTCTGGACAAGGGGTTGTATGCTGTCAATTTTGGAGGAGGACAGGTCGATATCACGTCCGGCAAGTTCGTTTTCTCGACCGCAGAGGCCTATTGGGTCGAGAACGGCCGAATCCAGTACCCGGTCCGGGGTGCAACGCTGATCGGAAACGGTCCGGATGCCCTGACCCGTGTCAGTATGGTCGGAAACGATCTCCGTCTCGATCCGGGGGTCGGAACGTGCGGGAAAGATGGACAGTCCGTTCCTGTCGGTGTGGGACTGCCGACGATCCGGGTGGAAGATCTGACGGTGGGAGGTACGGCGTGA